A region from the Hippoglossus hippoglossus isolate fHipHip1 chromosome 16, fHipHip1.pri, whole genome shotgun sequence genome encodes:
- the LOC117777260 gene encoding uncharacterized protein LOC117777260 isoform X1 — protein MFNSCTFTTNIYGTFKSHKNRKHHGYSYNNFKPGIVVVRDGFESASLSGENEYNEILEEAELEEQSSFQTDISENVENVIEEKFASRSASLTPLNAIVSDFCTKHHLGLNAAEIEELASAVCISNPLTKAIGDRGPFCTAFKRKQYFKNKFQVVEPVEYVLDEERNHTYQYVPLLQSLQQLLSKDGITDDVVENYSAHSNETSQQEYKSFHDGEFFKQNHFLSAGEMRICVTLYIDDFEVCNPLGTSRKKHKLCAIYWILSNLSPGQHSSLSSIYLALLCKSSYIKEYGYGKCLNLFCVIWLSWRSMGCLSHKLEKILKAQYNVWQQTIWGPMALQALWRVFQENMFVDFVEDVLVTFKPSRFCLVTLVFDPKTDIKKMLNMQWRVESHVLE, from the exons ATGTTCAACAGTTGTACTTTCACGACAAACATTTACGGGACATTTAAATCGCATAAAAATAGAAAGCACCACGGCTACTCTTACAATAACTTTAAACCTGGCATAGTTGTAGTAAGAGACGGTTTTGAAAGTGCAAGTCTTTCAGGTGAAAATGAATACAATGAAATATTGGAAGAAGCCGAGCTGGAGGAGCAGTCAAGTTTTCAGACAGACATCTCAGAAAATGTTGAGAACGTGATAGAAGAAAAATTTGCATCCCGTTCTGCATCCCTGACTCCATTAAATGCCATTGTTTCAGATTTTTGTAC TAAGCATCATCTTGGTCTGAATGCGGCAGAAATTGAGGAACTGGCCTCTGCTGTCTGCATCTCTAACCCCTTGACAAAAGCAATTGGAGATCGAGGCCCATTTTGCACTGCTTTTAAGCGGAAACAGTACTTCAAAAACAAGTTCCAAGTAGTTGAACCAGTTGAATATGTTTTGGATGAAGAGCGTAACCATACCTACCAGTATGTACCCTTATTGcagtcactgcagcagcttctaAGCAAAGACGGTATAACAGATGATGTTGTAGAAAACTATAGTGCTCACTCAAATGAAACGTCACAACAAGAGTACAAGTCATTTCATGATGGAGAGTTTttcaaacaaaatcatttcctgtctgcaggGGAAATGAGAATATGTGTGACCCTTTACATTGATGACTTTGAAGTGTGCAACCCCCTGGGTACTTCCAGAAAGAAGCACAAACTTTGCGCGATATACTGGATTTTGAGCAACTTATCCCCAGGCCAGCATTCGTCTTTATCATCCATCTACTTGGCATTACTGTGTAAAAGTAGCTACATCAAGGAATATGGATATGGAAAGTGCTTGAACCTCTTTTGCGTGATCTGGTTGTCTTGGAGGAGCATGGGGTGTTTGTCCCACAAAttggaaaaaatattaaaggCACAGTACAATGTGTGGCAGCAGACAATCTGGGGGCCCATGGCATTGCAGGCTTTGTGGAGAGTTTTTCAGGAGAATATGTTTGTCGATTTTGTAGAGGACGTTCTAGTGACTTTCAAACCAAGCCGGTTCTGTCTGGTGACTTTAGTCTTCGATCCAAAGACAGACATAAAGAAGATGTTAAACATGCAGTGGAGAGTGGAAAGCCATGTGTTGGAGTGA
- the LOC117777260 gene encoding uncharacterized protein LOC117777260 isoform X2: MFNSCTFTTNIYGTFKSHKNRKHHGYSYNNFKPGIYGTKHHLGLNAAEIEELASAVCISNPLTKAIGDRGPFCTAFKRKQYFKNKFQVVEPVEYVLDEERNHTYQYVPLLQSLQQLLSKDGITDDVVENYSAHSNETSQQEYKSFHDGEFFKQNHFLSAGEMRICVTLYIDDFEVCNPLGTSRKKHKLCAIYWILSNLSPGQHSSLSSIYLALLCKSSYIKEYGYGKCLNLFCVIWLSWRSMGCLSHKLEKILKAQYNVWQQTIWGPMALQALWRVFQENMFVDFVEDVLVTFKPSRFCLVTLVFDPKTDIKKMLNMQWRVESHVLE, from the exons ATGTTCAACAGTTGTACTTTCACGACAAACATTTACGGGACATTTAAATCGCATAAAAATAGAAAGCACCACGGCTACTCTTACAATAACTTTAAACCTGGCATA TACGGTACTAAGCATCATCTTGGTCTGAATGCGGCAGAAATTGAGGAACTGGCCTCTGCTGTCTGCATCTCTAACCCCTTGACAAAAGCAATTGGAGATCGAGGCCCATTTTGCACTGCTTTTAAGCGGAAACAGTACTTCAAAAACAAGTTCCAAGTAGTTGAACCAGTTGAATATGTTTTGGATGAAGAGCGTAACCATACCTACCAGTATGTACCCTTATTGcagtcactgcagcagcttctaAGCAAAGACGGTATAACAGATGATGTTGTAGAAAACTATAGTGCTCACTCAAATGAAACGTCACAACAAGAGTACAAGTCATTTCATGATGGAGAGTTTttcaaacaaaatcatttcctgtctgcaggGGAAATGAGAATATGTGTGACCCTTTACATTGATGACTTTGAAGTGTGCAACCCCCTGGGTACTTCCAGAAAGAAGCACAAACTTTGCGCGATATACTGGATTTTGAGCAACTTATCCCCAGGCCAGCATTCGTCTTTATCATCCATCTACTTGGCATTACTGTGTAAAAGTAGCTACATCAAGGAATATGGATATGGAAAGTGCTTGAACCTCTTTTGCGTGATCTGGTTGTCTTGGAGGAGCATGGGGTGTTTGTCCCACAAAttggaaaaaatattaaaggCACAGTACAATGTGTGGCAGCAGACAATCTGGGGGCCCATGGCATTGCAGGCTTTGTGGAGAGTTTTTCAGGAGAATATGTTTGTCGATTTTGTAGAGGACGTTCTAGTGACTTTCAAACCAAGCCGGTTCTGTCTGGTGACTTTAGTCTTCGATCCAAAGACAGACATAAAGAAGATGTTAAACATGCAGTGGAGAGTGGAAAGCCATGTGTTGGAGTGA
- the LOC117777143 gene encoding riboflavin transporter 2-like, which yields MSLLTHVLACLFGMGSWVAINGMWVELPLIVPGIPEGWYLPSYLTVLIQMANIGPLFITLMHRFRPGVLDERPVIYCIVGLGIIATFLLAFFWRHTVTIGGSLHSVPLLVLSFLLSVVDCTSSVTFLPFMMRLRPQYLTTYFAGEGLSGLVPALVALIQGVGVVQCQNASLAVGANKTADNSELQAIYLPAKFSAQVFFIFLSVMMVVSLAAFILLNHHPAVARERMNDLYFSEDLGVGKREQGLSLHAQTPEQKPMISPLEAVGRVPRSTFGRGTYSNLQLVFIFVVLAWVNALTNAVLPSVQSYSCLPYGNKAYHLAATMAAVANPVACFIAMFMPIRSLIFMGFLTMFGTGFGAYIMAMAALSPCPLLVHSASGTVVIVLTWILFVLSLSYVKVIIGVILRDEGHSALVWCGAVVQLGSMVGAVSMFPLVSTYGLFKSGDACNTKCPL from the exons ATGTCACTGCTCACCCACGTGCTGGCATGTCTGTTTGGTATGGGCTCCTGGGTGGCCATCAATGGGATGTGGGTGGAGCTCCCCCTCATTGTACCAGGGATCCCAGAGGGGTGGTACTTGCCATCGTACCTAACAGTCCTAATCCAGATGGCCAACATCGGCCCTCTCTTCATCACCCTGATGCACCGCTTCCGTCCAGGGGTTCTAGATGAGCGACCGGTCATCTATTGCATTGTGGGGTTGGGGATCATTGCTACATTCCTGCTGGCTTTCTTTTGGAGGCACACAGTGACAATAGGGGGCTCTCTGCACAGTGTTCCCCTGCTGGTGCTAAGTTTCCTGCTCTCTGTAGTAGACTGCACCTCCTCTGTTACTTTCCTGCCTTTTATGATGCGGCTGCGTCCACAGTACCTCACCACTTACTTTGCAGGTGAGGGCCTCAGTGGTCTGGTGCCTGCACTGGTTGCTCTGATTCAAGGTGTGGGTGTGGTCCAATGTCAGAATGCCTCTTTGGCTGTTGGGGCCAACAAAACAGCTGATAATTCAGAGCTACAAGCCATTTACCTGCCGGCTAAGTTTTCTGCCCAGgtctttttcatcttcctcaGTGTTATGATGGTCGTGTCCCTGGCAGCCTTCATCTTACTCAACCATCACCCAGCTGTTGCTCGGGAGAGAATGAATGACCTCTACTTCAGTGAGGATCTGGGTGTGGGGAAGAGAGAACAAGGCCTGTCTCTGCATGCTCAAACACCAGAGCAGAAGCCCATGATCAGTCCCCTGGAGGCGGTCGGAAGGGTACCCAGGAGCACTTTTGGGAGGGGGACGTACAGCAACCTCCAGTTGGTGTTCATCTTTGTGGTGCTGGCCTGGGTCAATGCTCTGACCAATGCAGTGCTGCCCTCAGTGCAGTCCTACTCCTGTCTGCCTTACGGGAACAAGGCCTATCACCTAGCTGCCACCATGGCAGCTGTCGCTAACCCAGTGGCCTGCTTCATTGCCATGTTTATGCCAATTAG ATCTCTCATCTTCATGGGGTTCTTGACCATGTTTGGGACTGGATTTGGAGCCTACATCATGGCCATGGCTGCTCTTAGTccctgccccctgctggtccaCAGTGCTTCAGGAACTGTGGTCATA GTGCTGACATGGATCCTGTTTGTCCTGTCCTTGTCCTACGTGAAGGTCATCATTGGGGTGATTCTGCGGGATGAAGGCCACAGTGCCCTAGTGTGGTGTGGAGCAGTAGTGCAGTTGGGCTCCATGGTTGGGGCAGTATCCATGTTCCCATTGGTCAGCACCTATGGACTTTTCAAGTCAGGTGATGCTTGCAACACCAAATGTCCACTGTAG